The following coding sequences are from one Acidobacteriota bacterium window:
- a CDS encoding LptE family protein → MKRSRVAGSIQVSARAAWAARLLRAAVVASALAVLAGCGYRLLGTGTLPPTVRTLAVLPFERQVPVLQIDQRVTEAVVQEASRRLKVRVQSGREGADAVLTGAIRGFNVAPLSYDSEGRADRYQVTLSARVRLTDRAGTILFDSQGYRFTQNYARSGSPSTYASEEVVAYEVIARDFARALVSAMVEGGNER, encoded by the coding sequence TTGAAGAGATCGAGGGTGGCCGGGTCAATCCAGGTTTCGGCGCGCGCCGCGTGGGCGGCGAGGCTCCTTCGCGCGGCCGTGGTCGCCTCGGCCCTGGCCGTGCTGGCCGGCTGCGGGTACCGCCTGCTGGGGACGGGCACCCTTCCTCCCACGGTCCGCACCCTGGCGGTCCTTCCCTTCGAGCGACAGGTCCCTGTGCTCCAGATCGACCAGCGGGTCACCGAGGCCGTCGTGCAGGAGGCCTCACGGCGCCTGAAGGTGCGGGTCCAATCCGGCCGCGAGGGCGCCGATGCGGTCCTCACCGGCGCGATCCGCGGCTTCAACGTGGCGCCCCTGTCCTATGACTCCGAGGGCAGGGCGGACCGCTACCAGGTCACCCTGTCGGCCCGGGTTCGACTCACGGATCGGGCGGGAACGATCCTTTTCGATTCCCAGGGATACCGATTCACCCAGAACTACGCGCGCTCGGGCTCCCCCTCCACCTACGCCAGCGAGGAGGTCGTCGCCTACGAGGTGATCGCCAGAGATTTCGCGCGGGCCCTCGTTTCCGCCATGGTCGAGGGGGGAAATGAGCGCTGA
- a CDS encoding tetratricopeptide repeat protein has protein sequence MHRKFAIGMVAVLSAALSFGILAQGKGSKGKEGEASKEAMKIEDLVTKGENQKAVELAQKFIEAGEVTEGLYLNLGAAYFNLKNFEAAIGAFEKAVELNPFGTKALLYEATCYHELGQDEKVMEAYQRAIDIDPADNELRYNIAQIHEKNGKLEEALTQYRAIFQANPDFKDVAFAAGILLFNQGKYADAEPLLDKAVALSPSDEQVLLAVGQNYLKGEKYDAALDSLNKYLQVSKNEMLRPAVLDQVAVIHEKKKDYAGALGLYDQILVLRPASDKALLGKGNALVNLKRYDEALPVLRKYMEISKNEAKKKAVADLIKQVEAARKR, from the coding sequence ATGCACCGCAAGTTTGCGATCGGGATGGTGGCCGTCCTATCGGCCGCGCTTTCTTTTGGGATCCTCGCCCAGGGCAAAGGCTCCAAAGGGAAAGAAGGGGAAGCCTCCAAAGAGGCCATGAAGATCGAAGACCTGGTGACGAAGGGGGAGAACCAGAAGGCCGTCGAACTGGCTCAGAAATTCATCGAGGCGGGCGAAGTCACCGAGGGGCTTTATCTCAACCTGGGAGCCGCCTACTTCAACCTGAAGAACTTCGAGGCGGCCATCGGGGCCTTCGAGAAGGCCGTGGAGCTGAACCCCTTCGGGACCAAGGCCCTCCTCTATGAGGCCACCTGCTACCACGAGCTGGGGCAGGACGAGAAGGTCATGGAGGCCTACCAGAGGGCCATCGACATCGATCCCGCCGACAACGAACTCCGCTACAACATCGCCCAGATCCACGAAAAGAACGGCAAGCTCGAGGAGGCCCTTACCCAGTACCGGGCGATTTTCCAGGCCAATCCCGACTTCAAGGACGTGGCCTTCGCGGCCGGGATCCTTCTCTTCAACCAGGGCAAGTACGCCGATGCGGAGCCCCTCCTCGACAAGGCCGTGGCGCTGTCCCCCTCCGACGAACAGGTCCTCCTGGCGGTCGGCCAAAACTACTTGAAGGGCGAGAAGTACGACGCCGCACTCGATTCCCTGAACAAGTACCTGCAGGTGAGCAAGAACGAGATGCTCCGGCCCGCCGTGCTGGACCAGGTGGCCGTGATCCACGAAAAGAAGAAGGACTACGCCGGGGCGCTCGGACTCTACGACCAGATCCTCGTGCTCCGCCCAGCCAGCGACAAGGCCCTGCTGGGCAAGGGCAACGCCCTGGTCAACCTCAAGCGGTACGACGAGGCCCTCCCCGTCCTCCGGAAGTACATGGAGATCTCCAAGAACGAGGCGAAGAAGAAGGCGGTCGCGGACCTCATCAAACAGGTGGAAGCGGCGCGCAAGCGATAG
- the leuS gene encoding leucine--tRNA ligase produces the protein MSYDPIAVEERIQKHWEAMGLAASGEDPSREKFYCLEMFMYPSGKIHMGHVRNYTIGDVVARFQRMRGKNVLHPMGFDAFGLPAENAAIKGGVHPKVWTEANIASMKAQLRRMGFLYDWRREVRTCDPEYYRWNQWFFLRMFEKGLCYRAKRAVNWCPDCATVLANEQVENGSCWRCHNPVTIREMDQWFLRITPYAQELLDGLDGLTDWPAEVAAMQRNWIGRSEGAFVDFAVEGGGDPIRVFTTRIDTIFGATFLVLAPEHPRALEITPPERREAVEAFRAKMRALSTHDRATSKEKEGVFTGAHAINPFSGERVPIFLANFVLMEYGTGAIMSVPAHDQRDFEFAKAYGLPIRVVVQSGGLASESLTEAVPADGILEASGPYTGLSNREAVRAMAAAAEAAGFGRSAVTFRIKDWGISRQRYWGTPIPIVHCESCGAVPVPEDSLPVLLPEDVAFTGKGESPLAGHEEYLRAACPKCGAPARRETDTMDTFVDSSWYFLRYCSPRESAAPFDPSAVRYWAPVDFYIGGIEHATMHLIYCRFFTMVLRDLGLLSFGEPVKRLMCQGMVIKDGAKMSKSLGNLVEPDEMIARYGADAVRLNILFLSPPWDRLDWSDQGAEGAYRFLSRVYALVEDLAQDLKGPAEVPDGPASALRRKTHQTVAKVSAELEERLKINTAVAGLMELVNAIHAFLPTYGRTPRERYVLREAVVSLVTMLAPFAPHAADALAEIIGLGPSLVDGPWPSFDPEVAREAEIVLPVQVNGKVRDQIRVPADASPEEVLRIAKAGEKIRACTDGRQIVKELVVPRRIVTLVVK, from the coding sequence ATGTCCTACGATCCGATCGCGGTGGAGGAGCGCATTCAGAAACACTGGGAAGCCATGGGCCTGGCCGCTTCCGGCGAGGATCCATCCCGGGAGAAGTTCTACTGCCTCGAGATGTTCATGTACCCCTCGGGGAAGATCCACATGGGCCACGTCCGAAACTACACCATCGGCGACGTGGTGGCCCGGTTCCAGCGCATGCGGGGCAAGAACGTGCTCCACCCCATGGGCTTCGACGCCTTCGGTCTTCCCGCCGAGAACGCCGCCATCAAGGGCGGCGTCCACCCCAAGGTCTGGACCGAGGCCAACATCGCCTCCATGAAGGCCCAGCTGCGCAGGATGGGGTTCCTGTACGACTGGCGGCGCGAAGTGCGCACCTGCGATCCCGAGTACTACCGCTGGAACCAGTGGTTCTTCCTCCGGATGTTCGAGAAGGGCCTCTGCTATCGGGCCAAGCGGGCCGTGAACTGGTGCCCGGACTGCGCCACCGTCCTCGCGAACGAACAGGTGGAGAACGGCTCATGCTGGAGGTGCCACAACCCCGTCACGATCCGCGAAATGGACCAGTGGTTCCTGCGCATCACGCCCTACGCCCAGGAACTCCTCGACGGCCTGGACGGCCTGACGGACTGGCCCGCCGAGGTGGCGGCCATGCAGCGGAACTGGATCGGCCGCTCCGAAGGCGCCTTCGTGGATTTCGCCGTGGAGGGCGGCGGGGATCCCATCCGCGTCTTCACGACGCGCATCGACACCATCTTCGGCGCCACCTTCCTTGTCCTCGCGCCCGAACACCCCAGGGCCCTGGAGATCACACCGCCCGAACGCCGCGAGGCCGTGGAGGCGTTCCGGGCCAAGATGCGCGCGCTGAGCACCCACGATCGCGCCACAAGCAAGGAGAAGGAGGGCGTGTTCACGGGCGCCCACGCCATCAACCCCTTCTCCGGAGAGCGCGTTCCCATCTTCCTCGCCAACTTTGTCCTCATGGAATACGGAACGGGCGCCATCATGAGCGTTCCCGCCCACGACCAGCGTGACTTCGAGTTCGCCAAGGCCTACGGCCTGCCCATCCGCGTGGTCGTGCAGAGCGGGGGACTCGCGTCGGAATCGCTGACGGAGGCGGTCCCAGCGGACGGCATCCTGGAAGCCAGCGGACCCTACACGGGCCTTTCCAACCGGGAGGCCGTGCGGGCCATGGCGGCCGCCGCGGAGGCGGCGGGTTTCGGGCGCTCCGCCGTCACCTTCCGCATCAAGGATTGGGGGATCTCCCGTCAGCGTTACTGGGGAACCCCGATTCCGATCGTCCACTGCGAGTCCTGCGGGGCCGTTCCCGTGCCCGAGGACAGCCTGCCGGTCCTCCTTCCCGAGGACGTTGCGTTCACCGGCAAGGGAGAAAGCCCGCTGGCGGGCCACGAGGAGTACCTCCGCGCCGCGTGTCCGAAGTGCGGAGCCCCGGCGAGGCGAGAGACGGACACGATGGACACCTTCGTGGATTCTTCGTGGTACTTCTTGCGCTACTGCAGCCCGCGCGAGTCCGCCGCGCCCTTCGACCCTTCCGCGGTCCGATACTGGGCGCCCGTGGATTTTTACATCGGCGGAATCGAACACGCCACGATGCACCTCATCTACTGCCGCTTCTTCACGATGGTGTTGAGGGACCTGGGCCTCCTGTCCTTCGGCGAGCCGGTCAAGCGCCTCATGTGCCAGGGCATGGTCATCAAGGACGGGGCCAAAATGAGCAAGAGCCTCGGCAACCTGGTGGAGCCCGACGAAATGATCGCCCGGTACGGCGCGGATGCCGTGAGGCTGAACATCCTCTTCCTCTCCCCGCCCTGGGACCGACTCGATTGGAGCGACCAGGGCGCCGAGGGGGCCTACCGCTTCCTCTCCCGGGTGTACGCCCTCGTGGAGGACCTCGCACAGGACCTGAAGGGGCCCGCCGAGGTCCCGGACGGGCCCGCATCCGCCCTGCGCAGGAAGACGCACCAGACGGTGGCGAAGGTCAGCGCGGAGCTGGAAGAGCGCCTCAAGATCAACACGGCCGTGGCGGGCCTCATGGAACTCGTGAACGCCATCCACGCTTTTCTCCCCACGTACGGCCGGACGCCGCGGGAGCGCTACGTCCTCCGGGAGGCCGTGGTCTCCCTGGTGACCATGCTGGCCCCCTTTGCGCCCCACGCGGCGGACGCCCTGGCGGAGATCATCGGCCTCGGCCCCTCCCTCGTGGACGGCCCGTGGCCCTCCTTCGATCCCGAGGTGGCCCGGGAGGCGGAGATCGTCCTTCCGGTCCAGGTCAATGGCAAGGTCCGGGATCAGATCCGCGTTCCAGCGGACGCTTCCCCGGAGGAGGTCCTCCGCATCGCCAAGGCGGGTGAGAAGATCCGCGCTTGCACGGACGGCAGGCAGATCGTGAAGGAACTGGTGGTGCCCAGACGGATCGTGACCCTCGTGGTCAAGTGA
- a CDS encoding type II secretion system protein GspG, which produces MAWTCPCGNANEEGAKFCSRCGAPKSEEEARPDGPAAASSVASPVAPSGPPSAAPPAPKKRFPVGLVAAVAAVVVLLGLCVFGIVAAVAIPNFLAAKNRALQKRAAADIRALSEACEAYAADHGGFPQTGHDADSYYSIVDAEALKPLLEPGYSPSLPVLDPWRHPYSYGVSADGREYVLLCAGSDGQLSLSELPREHIGTQCLEDDMVFENGRFVQEPEGPQKKCK; this is translated from the coding sequence ATGGCCTGGACGTGTCCTTGCGGAAACGCCAACGAGGAGGGCGCCAAGTTCTGCTCCCGGTGCGGAGCGCCGAAGTCGGAGGAGGAAGCTCGGCCGGACGGGCCGGCGGCCGCATCGAGCGTTGCTTCGCCCGTTGCGCCTTCTGGCCCCCCTTCGGCGGCGCCGCCCGCTCCGAAAAAGCGCTTTCCCGTGGGGCTCGTGGCCGCCGTCGCGGCCGTCGTGGTCCTTCTCGGCCTGTGCGTCTTCGGCATCGTGGCCGCCGTGGCCATCCCCAACTTCCTGGCGGCCAAGAACCGGGCCTTGCAAAAGCGGGCCGCGGCGGACATTCGAGCCCTCTCGGAGGCGTGCGAGGCCTACGCCGCAGATCACGGCGGCTTTCCCCAGACGGGCCACGATGCCGATTCGTACTACAGCATCGTGGACGCGGAGGCGCTGAAGCCGCTCCTCGAGCCCGGCTACTCTCCGTCCCTGCCGGTGCTGGACCCGTGGCGACACCCGTACAGCTACGGTGTGTCGGCGGATGGACGGGAATACGTGCTCCTGTGCGCCGGCTCCGACGGACAGCTCTCCCTGAGCGAACTGCCCAGGGAGCACATCGGGACCCAGTGCCTGGAGGACGACATGGTCTTCGAGAACGGCCGCTTCGTCCAGGAGCCCGAAGGGCCGCAGAAGAAGTGCAAGTGA